One genomic segment of Coffea arabica cultivar ET-39 chromosome 6e, Coffea Arabica ET-39 HiFi, whole genome shotgun sequence includes these proteins:
- the LOC113696619 gene encoding uncharacterized protein, with amino-acid sequence MKKEFLDDAFKPLHHRPDRMANNSAKRKGTTQPYSNYQSNHERLQYPWKEEKFQSISSKPKHKDESSMAESCERIVETFLAPYIDQHRRMKVSKSCHQDEIPMEKSVEFIVHKGESYFVPLLVKKVDVEENPNIKHDGKVLEVQSTLASNQGLVGEKSGIRDSSVIHEVKFEGKKEVKLEESVKEKRSEDSSESSEIHEKESKLNLCVKTSGCELTLRVEQRVFVLMTNHPYFVLPSIFVDFGQVSRLLDMLNCGVVHPCCPFIESCNTFAILPTQGLEVMSIERCSIIKGLANVMQSGFSFVM; translated from the exons ATGAAGAAAGAATTTTTAGATGATGCTTTCAAGCCACTCCACCATCGGCCTGATCGAATGGCGAATAATAGTGCCAAAAGAAAGGGTACTACTCAACCTTATTCCAATTATCAATCTAATCATGAGAGGTTGCAGTATCCATGGAAGGAGGAGAAGTTTCAATCCATTTCTTCTAAACCTAAGCATAAGGATGAGTCATCTATGGCGGAGTCATGTGAGCGTATAGTGGAGACCTTTCTAGCACCATACATTGATCAACATAGACGAATGAAGGTTTCAAAGAGCTGCCATCAAGATGAAATTCCTATGGAGAAATCTGTTGAGTTCATTGTTCATAAAGGAGAATCTTATTTTGTACCACTATTGGTTAAGAAGGTTGATGTGGAAGAGAATCCAAACATCAAGCATGATGGGAAAGTACTTGAAGTTCAGTCTACATTAGCTAGTAATCAAGGGCTAGTTGGAGAGAAGAGTGGGATTCGAGATAGCAGTGTGATCCATGAGGTAAAATTTGAGGGTAAGAAAGAGGTAAAACTCGAGGAAAGCGTGAAAGAAAAAAGGAGCGAAGATTCAAGTGAGTCGAGTGAGATACATGAGAAAGAAAGTAAGTTGAATTTGTGTGTTAAAACAAGTGGGTGTGAGTTAACTTTGAGAGTTGAGCAAAGAGTGTTTGTTCTTATGACTAACCATCCTTATTTTGTTTTGCCAAGTATATTTGTTGATTTTGGGCAAGTGAGTAGATTACTTGACATGCTGAATTGTGGAGTTGTGCATCCATGCTGTCCATTTATAGAGAGTTGCAACACATTTGCTATCCTACCTACTCAAG GCTTGGAAGTTATGTCCATTGAAAGATGTTCGATAATTAAAGGACTAGCGAACGTAATGCAAAGTGGATTTAGTTTCGTGATGTGA